From the Montipora capricornis isolate CH-2021 chromosome 2, ASM3666992v2, whole genome shotgun sequence genome, one window contains:
- the LOC138038772 gene encoding histone H2B, gonadal, producing the protein MAPKVAGKKGEKKAGKAKAATGDKKRRKTRKESYAIYIYKVLKQVHPDTGISSKAMGIMNSFVNDIFERIAGEASRLAHYNKKSTISSREIQTAIRLLLPGELAKHAVSEGTKAVTKYTSSK; encoded by the coding sequence ATGGCACCGAAAGTTGCAGGAAAGAAAGGCGAGAAGAAAGCTGGTAAGGCTAAGGCCGCCACTGGTGACAAGAAAAGGCGAAAGACGAGAAAGGAAAGCTATGCAATCTACATCTACAAGGTGTTGAAACAAGTTCACCCAGACACTGGTATCTCCAGCAAAGCCATGGGCATCATGAACTCCTTCGTCAACGACATCTTCGAGCGCATCGCTGGCGAAGCTTCCCGCCTGGCTCACTACAACAAAAAGTCAACTATCAGCTCTCGCGAGATCCAGACCGCCATCAGGCTGCTTTTGCCCGGTGAACTGGCGAAACACGCTGTTAGTGAAGGAACCAAAGCTGTCACCAAGTACACAAGCAGCAAGTAA
- the LOC138038759 gene encoding histone H1-delta-like produces the protein MSDPAPAAKSPKKKAPTKPKKPADHPPYLDMIKAAISALKERGGSSRQAIEKYIKSNYKVGEVGSHLKMALKRGTASGKLLHAKGVGASGSFKLPKAEKKEKKPKKPAAKKPVAKAKKPAAKKPAAKKAKKSPKKPAAKKPAAKKAAAKKPAAKKAAAKKPAAKKAAAKKPAAKKGAKKPVKKPAAKKPAAKKSPKK, from the coding sequence ATGTCTGATCCAGCACCAGCAGCAAAGTCCCCCAAAAAGAAGGCGCCTACAAAGCCAAAAAAACCTGCTGATCATCCACCATACTTGGATATGATCAAGGCTGCCATTTCAGCTCTGAAAGAGCGAGGTGGTTCTTCGCGCCAAGCCATCGAGAAATACATCAAGAGCAACTACAAGGTTGGAGAAGTCGGCTCACACCTTAAGATGGCTTTGAAGAGAGGTACTGCTAGCGGGAAGCTTCTGCATGCAAAAGGTGTTGGCGCTTCGGGCTCCTTCAAGTTGCCCAAGGcagagaagaaggagaagaaaccAAAGAAGCCAGCTGCAAAGAAACCAGTCGCCAAAGCCAAGAAGCCTGCCGCAAAGAAGCCCGCCgcgaagaaagcaaagaaatctcCGAAAAAACCCGCCGCTAAAAAGCCTGCAGCGAAGAAAGCCGCAGCCAAAAAGCCAGCAGCCAAGAAAGCCGCAGCCAAGAAGCCTGCTGCCAAGAAAGCGGCAGCCAAGAAGCCTGCTGCCAAGAAAGGGGCCAAAAAACCAGTGAAGAAACCCGCGGCTAAGAAGCCTGCCGCTAAAAAGTCACCTAAGAAGTGA
- the LOC138038744 gene encoding DNA polymerase subunit gamma-1-like, with translation MYRLLEAASRKARQFSPTVRISWVDQLSRCSSTTSFSPNGSLQNEEEKRFNPLEIQMLSKSLHDQVFHGKTDTYDPAVVKKCQEHLKAHNLWNKIGTVLPEVDFQLPPLLGSNIDEHFRMIAEQQGSPYFEKAQMLADLKLSAIPKEWSFSPGWTKYVYGNNGFVASPVEVPEEDALIFDVEVCINAGPFPVIAVATSPGAWYCWVSPRLIEDKSYQWLLRPTPQLYIPLEIPCDQDWREAEWKERLVVGHSVGFDRSFIKEQYYIKGPKTYFLDTLSLHMCISGFTSLQRSLWESAGAGRIGKVPWMLIGSGNKLTNLHQLYCGGDGVDKSMVKIFVEGTLDDVKENFQDLVTYCARDTAATQEVFACLWSKFLDRFPHPVSFAGMLEMGTAFLPVNHTWENYIRDADDTYEDLEKEMKCSLMKLADESCNYLHGERYAEDPWLWELDWSVQDVRTKKLKTPKTKRRSKVKNCITLDEKSQAVNEGSTEEPIVELVGKHEVPDDNNIEVVDGLKGSSDILATIPSAVDVMYKRRQNLPGYPKWYRSLCIGPSDKEEWKEGPVHISPQCQVAPMLLRMTWDGFPLHYNRKHGWGYLVPGRTDNLTSYQISLVPESEDEIVENNTPKSPFPTKAFENLWKKHCMNKTQQGLNSDAKFDNSELDVYSLSEDELWTKLELEEMRRLKSTQGKKSACVLNKTEEEEGGTKKVSSKKSSHRKTHGSNFEVESRPDFYHGVGPYNDVNLPGVWFFRIPHKNGENFRCGNPLAKDYISKIEDGTLVASGDHSAHKTLIINKMISSWRNSQKRVRSQLAVWFDKDDLLSEITRSDTFSLDNMLGAILPRVITAGTVTRRAVEPTWLTASNPREDRVGSELKAMVRAPPGYCLVGADVDSQELWIAAILGDAYSAGIHGSTAFGWMTLQGKKSEGTDLHSKTAVTIGISRDHAKIFNYGRIYGAGQKFAEKLLLQFNHRLTGDEAREKSETLYANTKGVAKFLLTDYGKAMAEKFGFTGDIDENGCVVGKVYYQLLRKTSRKGRSTANSIDSGRRWCGGSESQMFNKLESIAQSEEPRTPVLGCRISRSLEPSAVGSQFMTSRVNWVVQSSAVDYLHLMLVCMKWLFTKYNIDGRFCISIHDEVRYLVASKDKYRAALALQITNLLTRAMFAHKLGMSDLPQSVAFFSAVDIDTVLRKEATLDCKTPSNPLGLHKGQGIAPGEALDIYDILKLTHNGVLEEDPV, from the exons ATGTATCGCCTCCTTGAAGCGGCTTCCCGTAAAGCGAGACAGTTCTCTCCGACAGTGCGAATTTCCTGGGTTGATCAATTAAGCCGCTGCAGTTCAACAACATCGTTTTCGCCAAATGGTTCGCTGcaaaatgaagaagaaaaaaggttCAACCCCTTGGAGATACAAATGCTCTCAAAGTCACTGCATGATCAAGTGTTCCACGGGAAAACTGACACTTACGACCCAGCAGTGGTCAAGAAATGCCAAGAACATTTGAAA GCACATAACTTATGGAACAAGATTGGGACTGTCTTACCTGAAGTGGACTTCCAACTCCCACCTTTACTTGGGTCAAACATTGATGAACATTTTCGAATGATCGCAGAGCAACAGGGAAGTCCTTACTTTGAAAAGGCACAGATGCTGGCAGACCTCAAACTCTCTGCGATACCTAAGGAATGGAGTTTCTCTCCAGGTTGGACAAAGTATGTTTATGGTAACAATGGATTCGTGGCATCACCAGTAGAAGTTCCTGAGGAAGATGCATTGATATTTGATGTTGAGGTTTGCATAAATGCAGGTCCTTTTCCAGTGATTGCTGTTGCAACCTCTCCTGGTGCATG gtaCTGCTGGGTGAGTCCAAGACTTATTGAAGACAAGAGCTACCAGTGGTTGCTTCGCCCAACACCTCAATTGTACATTCCACTGGAGATACCCTGTGATCAAGACTGGAGGGAAGCTGAATGGAAAGAGAGACTTGTTGTAGGCCATTCTGTAGGATTCGACAGATCATTTATAAAAGAACAGTATTATATTAAG GGCCCTAAAACCTATTTCCTGGATACTTTGAGCCTTCACATGTGCATCTCAGGCTTCACAAGTCTTCAGCGCAGCTTATGGGAATCAGCAGGTGCAGGGCGCATTGGGAAAGTACCTTGGATGCTGATTGGGTCGGGGAACAAACTAACGAACCTGCACCAGTTGTATTGTGGTGGTGATGGAGTGGACAAATCCATGGTGAAAATATTTGTGGAAGGGACACTTGATGATGTGAAGGAAAATTTTCAG GATTTAGTAACATACTGTGCAAGGGACACAGCTGCTACTCAGGAGGTGTTTGCTTGCCTTTGGTCCAAATTTCTTGATCGATTTCCGCACCCTGTTTCTTTTGCTGGGATGCTAGAAATGGGTACAGCCTTTCTTCCTGTTAATCACACGTGGGAAAACTACATCCGAGATGCTGATGACACATACGAAGAtttggaaaaagaaatgaaatgttCATTGATGAAATTAGCAGATGAATCCTGCAACTATCTTCATGGGGAAAG GTATGCAGAGGACCCTTGGCTGTGGGAACTGGATTGGTCAGTGCAGGATGTACGAACAAAAAAACTCAAAACCCCAAAGACGAAACGGAGAAGTAAAGTGAAGAATTGCATTACCTTAGATGAGAAGTCTCAGGCCGTGAATGAAGGCTCAACTGAAGAGCCAATTGTTGAACTTGTAGGTAAACATGAAGTCCCAGATGATAACAACATTGAAGTTGTGGATGGATTAAAGGGTTCCTCTGATATCCTAGCAACCATTCCTTCAGCTGTGGATGTCATGTACAAGAGGCGACAGAACTTACCGGGGTACCCAAA ATGGTACAGATCCCTTTGCATTGGTCCGTCAGACAAAGAAGAGTGGAAAGAAGGCCCTGTACATATCAGCCCACAGTGTCAAGTAGCACCCATGCTATTGCGCATGACGTGGGATGGCTTTCCACTGCACTACAATCGCAAGCATGGGTGGGGATATTTGGTGCCTGGAAGAACGGACAATCTGACATCCTATCAAATCTCATTAGTACCAGAAAGTGAAGATGAAATCGTGGAAAATAATACACCCAAGTCCCCTTTCCCAACAAA GGCGTTTGAAAACCTTTGGAAAAAGCATTGCATGAACAAAACGCAGCAAGGTCTTAACTCAGATGCAAAATTTGACAACAGTGAATTAGATGTCTACAGTCTGAGTGAAGATGAACTGTGGACAAAGTTAGAGCTTGAAGAAATGAGGAGACTCAAAAGTACACAGGGAAAGAAATCTGCTTGTGTCTTAAACAAAACTGAAGAAGAGGAAGGAGGGACTAAAAAGGTTAGCTCCAAGAAGAGTTCCCACAGAAAAACTCATGGATCAAACTTTGAGGTGGAAAGCAGACCTGATTTTTATCATGGAGTTGGGCCTTACAATGATGTCAATCTtcctggagtgtggttttttcGTATACCACATAAG AACGGTGAAAACTTCCGCTGTGGAAATCCTTTAGCCAAGGACTATATCAGCAAAATTGAGGACGGAACACTTGTGGCGTCTGGTGATCACAGTGCTCATAAAACACTGATTATCAACAAGATGATTTCTTCCTGGAGAAATTCTCAGAAAAGAGTCAG ATCTCAGCTGGCTGTATGGTTTGACAAGGATGACCTCTTGTCAGAAATTACAAG GTCTGACACATTCAGCCTTGATAACATGCTTGGTGCCATTTTGCCACGAGTAATCACAGCTGGGACTGTAACAAGAAGAGCAGTTGAACCCACTTGGCTAACTGCCAGTAACCCAAGG GAGGATCGTGTCGGTTCTGAACTAAAGGCTATGGTGCGGGCTCCTCCAGGATACTGTTTAGTTGGGGCTGATGTGGACAGCCAAGAGCTTTGGATTGCTGCAATACTGGGTGATGCATATTCTGCTGGCATACATG GCAGCACTGCATTTGGGTGGATGACGCTACAGGGCAAAAAATCCGAAGGGACAGATCTGCACAGCAAGACTGCTGTAACTATTGGGATAAGTCGAGATCATGCAAAG ATTTTCAATTATGGCCGTATTTACGGAGCAGGGCAGAAATTTGCAGAGAAATTGCTTTTGCAATTCAACCACCGACTAACAGGGGATGAAGCTCGAGAGAAATCTGAAACTCTATATGCCAACACCAAGGGGGTGGCCAA GTTTCTTCTCACTGATTATGGCAAAGCAATGGCAGAGAAATTTGGCTTCACCGGAGACATAGATGAAAATGGATGTGTTGTTGGCAAAGTTTATTACCAGCTGCTGCGGAAAACTTCTCGAAAAGGACG CTCCACTGCAAATAGCATTGACAGCGGACGAAGATGGTGTGGAGGAAG CGAGTCTCAAATGTTTAACAAGCTGGAAAGCATTGCGCAGTCTGAGGAACCAAGGACACCAGTGCTGGGCTGCAGAATAAGCAGATCACTTGAACCATCAGCTGTGGGCAGCCAG TTCATGACAAGCCGAGTTAACTGGGTTGTTCAGAGTTCTGCAGTGGACTACTTGCATCTCATGTTAGTTTGTATGAAGTGGCTCTTCACCAAGTACAATATTGATGGACGATTCTGTATCAGCATCCATGATGAG GTGCGCTATCTAGTAGCAAGCAAGGACAAGTACCGTGCTGCCCTGGCACTTCAAATTACCAATCTCCTCACAAGGGCAATGTTTGCACACAAACTGGGAATGAGCGACCTACCTCAG TCCGTGGCCTTCTTCAGTGCAGTCGATATTGATACCGTATTACGCAAGGAAGCAACCCTGGATTGCAAAACTCCTTCAAATCCTTTAGGACTTCACAAAGGTCAAGGAATAGCACCAG
- the LOC138038753 gene encoding uncharacterized protein, with product MSDPYPVRDPLIHICDPPERQLKYVSKQREGGNEVVLWLAIKNAALIQWHKLKMATPGIAYIDMLNGVIPGRAFKINRESERIEGRLSNRCSAASITNQTLNRKGNHKNRKEHDQKLCRLAVLKNEVISVEKWEADLPSIQSKLEKAEEEICNWRRKYENLEKEKEKLVEEMLSEIEKDYAKEKERTRELSSENQQLNKYIDILENENLGIHRGGGIPDLKTKQAQNRKLKQLKTRAQRALHFVEIFGLDLQLLKLKDPNSTNSFSIDFATKKCFPSAQQVGGSVASPKSNYEKLHPDEKNTVETILFLMDKFGVGDEFIHELSMAVDDFPVKSYLIKQCRSDLNKQVKISTTPGLAPGAQYSFKELLTDKVRDMVSIHYWIGILIIRVINY from the coding sequence ATGTCTGATCCCTACCCAGTCCGTGATCCTCTCATTCATATTTGCGATCCACCAGAACGTCAGTTAAAATATGTGTCAAAACAACGTGAAGGAGGTAATGAGGTTGTGCTCTGGCTTGCAATTAAGAATGCTGCACTAATACAGTGGCATAAATTGAAAATGGCAACACCAGGCATTGCTTATATTGACATGTTAAATGGAGTTATTCCTGGCCGTGCATTTAAGATCAATCGGGAGAGTGAACGAATTGAAGGCCGACTTTCAAATCGTTGTTCTGCTGCTTCAATCACAAATCAGACTTTAAACAGAAAAGGGAatcataaaaacagaaaagagcaTGACCAAAAATTGTGTAGGCTGGCTGTTTTGAAAAATGAGGTGATCTCAGTAGAGAAGTGGGAAGCAGACCTACCTTCCATTCagtcaaaacttgaaaaagcagAAGAAGAAATCTGTAACTGGAGAAGAAAATATGAAAATCTGgagaaagaaaaggagaaactGGTTGAGGAAATGCTGTCAGAGATTGAAAAGGATTAtgccaaagaaaaggaaagaacaagAGAACTGTCCAGTGAGAATCAACAGTTAAATAAGTACATTGACATTTTAGAGAATGAAAACCTGGGAATTCACAGAGGAGGTGGAATTCCAGACCTCAAAACCAAACAAgctcaaaacagaaaattaaaacaGTTAAAGACTCGAGCACAGAGGGCACTGcattttgttgaaatatttGGCCTGGATTTGCAGCTTTTGAAACTTAAAGACCCCAACAGTACTAACAGCTTTTCTATAGACTTTGCTACAAAAAAGTGTTTTCCCAGTGCACAGCAGGTAGGTGGTAGTGTGGCATCCCCAAAGTCAAACTATGAAAAACTACATCCCGATGAGAAAAACACAGTGGAGACCATACTCTTTTTAATGGATAAATTTGGAGTTGGGGATGAATTTATCCACGAGCTCTCAATGGCTGTTGATGATTTCCCTGTAAAATCATATTTAATAAAACAGTGTCGATCTGACCTAAATAAACAGGTTAAAATTTCTACCACGCCTGGTTTGGCACCTGGAGCTCAGTATTCTTTTAAAGAGTTGCTGACTGACAAAGTAAGAGACATGGTAAGTATTCATTACTGGATTGGTATTTTAATAATCAGGGTCATAAATTATTGA